In the Hordeum vulgare subsp. vulgare chromosome 7H, MorexV3_pseudomolecules_assembly, whole genome shotgun sequence genome, one interval contains:
- the LOC123412898 gene encoding uncharacterized protein LOC123412898 yields the protein MPHRTHLPPVRAFPFPLGTHLRLTCSPSAPPPRLSPAPVPRWPTPLRARSSSESIRGGAEPSGSTLDVLLSGAELLCLAPPAICSAVCAVRLVVARGGPVKPFAALASGRTFIMHYVLLVGAVAIGVLVRRKQWERLCRVGAGAGASDTGGVDLVGRVEKVEESVRGVLAAVVVLSRTVEKLGVRFRVLRRTLRDPISETAALAEKNSEATRILAAQEDLLEKEISSIQKVLYAMQEQQEKQLKLILAIGEASRILDDKQDLLG from the exons ATGCCGCACCGCACTCACCTCCCGCCGGTCCGCGCGTTCCCGTTCCCGCTCGGCACCCACCTCCGTCTCACTTGCTCTCCTTCCGCGCCACCACCTCGCCTCTCGCCAGCTCCCGTACCCCGATGGCCGACGCCGCTTCGCGCCCGCTCGTCCA GCGAATCCATCCGCGGAGGCGCCGAGCCCTCTGGCTCCACCCTCGACGTGCTCCTCTCGGGCGCGGAGCTGCTCTGCCTCGCGCCGCCCGCCATCTGCTCCGCGGTTTGCGCCGTCCGCCTTGTCGTCGCGCGGGGCGGCCCAGTCAAGCCGTTCGCTGCTCTAGCGAGCGGGAGGACGTTCATCATGCATTACGTTCTCTTGGTGGGGGCGGTAGCGATCGGGGTCCTGGTCCGGCGGAAGCAATGGGAGCGACTTTGCCGGGTGGGCGCGGGCGCCGGCGCATCGGACACAGGTGGTGTGGATTTGGTGGGGAGGGTCGAGAAGGTGGAGGAGAGCGTGCGGGGTGTGTTGGCGGCCGTTGTAGTGCTGTCAAGAACAGTGGAGAAGCTCGGCGTCAGGTTTAGGGTGCTGCGGAGGACGCTGAGGGATCCTATCAGTGAG ACAGCAGCATTAGCCGAAAAGAATTCAGAAGCCACTCGAATACTAGCAGCGCAAGAAGATCTTCTTGAGAAAGAAATTAGTTCGATACAAAAGGTTCTATATGCGATGCAG GAACAACAAGAAAAGCAACTTAAGCTAATCCTTGCAATTGGGGAAGCAAGTAGGATATTAGATGACAAGCAGGACTTGTTAGGCTAG